A window of Methylocaldum szegediense genomic DNA:
ACCATCAGATGTAGGTCGGCAACCCTTTACCGACAGAGCCCCTCACGGACGGCGTGCGTCGGCAAAGGATTGCCGACCTACTTTGGGTGCAACGCCAAACCGGAAAATGCTCTAAGCCGCGATCGAACGACCCGCGCGGGCTAAAGCCCGCTCCCGCACGCTAAGAACCCATCCGACAACAACTCTATCCGTATTTGCAACAGGAGACCCGAATGTCCGAACGACATGGCAACCGTATCGCCCGATTCAGGCTGCGCCCGATGTGGCTCAAGGTCCATCTATGGCTGGGTCTTTGGGCCGGTGCGGTTTGGGTGCTGATGGGGCTTACCGGAGCCGTCAACGTGTTCCGATGGGATATCGACGAATGGCTGAATCCGGAGCTCATCGTGACCGAACCGGGAGAAACTCGAAAATCCCTGGACGAGATCCTGGCGGCGCTCCGCGCGGCGCATCCGGAGCGGAACGGCATCTGGTCGCTGGAGATGCCACGCCACCCGGCGGGGATGATCCTGGCTCGCCAGATCGGAAAGAAAACCGACGGTTCATCCGACATCCTCTTCGTCTCAGTCAATCCCTACACGGCGGAAATCGTTGCGAACCGCTTTTATGCCGACTTCAGCTTTCTCATCACCTGGATCTACGACCTGCATTCGACCTTTTTCTTGGGTTCCATCGGTTCCAATCTGGCCGGCGTTTTCGGACTGCTCTTGATGATTACCCTGGCCATCGGCGTTTATCTCTGGTGGCCGCGAGGCGGCAAATGGCACTCGGCATTGACCTTCAAGCGCGGCGCCAGTCCGGAGAGGGCGAT
This region includes:
- a CDS encoding PepSY-associated TM helix domain-containing protein → MSERHGNRIARFRLRPMWLKVHLWLGLWAGAVWVLMGLTGAVNVFRWDIDEWLNPELIVTEPGETRKSLDEILAALRAAHPERNGIWSLEMPRHPAGMILARQIGKKTDGSSDILFVSVNPYTAEIVANRFYADFSFLITWIYDLHSTFFLGSIGSNLAGVFGLLLMITLAIGVYLWWPRGGKWHSALTFKRGASPERAIFDIHKLCGIYGLAVLFTIAFSGTCLVFRDYVQSAIALVSPIHGSFSPAPAPPEGLKSIPSSNVAPITLEHAVTVAESIFPDAQVRFVKTPDDPEGFYAVQMRQPGEASLFFTTTTAWVDQFSGEVLAVRDPNTFTAGETFLNLMWPLHNGEALGLPGRILVCMAGFVPLVLYVTGLIRWLQKRKAARRVERRFAKTA